One segment of Akkermansiaceae bacterium DNA contains the following:
- a CDS encoding type II toxin-antitoxin system death-on-curing family toxin, whose product MMIHLSTDTVLAIHEEVLKAHGGSAGLREKSLLESAIAAPQATFAGEPIMSDPIEVAAAYLYYLCNNHPFVDGNKRTALASCLVFLSENGHLENHTLDVDAWETLVLDVAASVIDRPGTTERLRALIVAE is encoded by the coding sequence ATGATGATTCATTTGTCAACGGACACAGTCCTTGCCATTCATGAGGAAGTGCTCAAGGCGCACGGCGGCAGCGCGGGATTGAGGGAAAAGTCCCTGCTTGAAAGCGCGATCGCCGCGCCACAAGCCACTTTCGCAGGTGAGCCAATCATGAGCGACCCCATCGAAGTCGCGGCTGCCTACCTCTATTATCTGTGTAACAACCATCCTTTTGTGGACGGCAACAAAAGAACGGCTCTCGCATCATGTCTCGTTTTTCTCAGTGAGAATGGACATCTGGAAAATCATACCCTGGATGTGGACGCATGGGAAACCCTCGTACTCGATGTCGCCGCTTCCGTCATCGACCGGCCCGGCACCACCGAACGCCTGCGGGCGCTGATCGTCGCGGAATAA
- a CDS encoding TIGR01777 family protein — translation MKKIIIAGANGFLARYLSRYFHNKGWQVAGLARRSEGLDEHCRYIHWDGGTLGDWAGELDGCEVLVNMAGRSVNCRYNDKNKAEIISSRVNSTRVLGEAIAACENPPGVWMNASTATIYRHSEDQPQGEQGELGEGFSVEVAKAWEGAFFGAKVPGKVRKVALRTSLVMANEPGTVFDYLYKLSRLFLGGPVGGGRQMVSWIYIDDYCRALEWLIDHDEIHGAINITSPDAVTNAGMMRRFRKLARRPFGLPATKWMAEVGAFFMRTETELILKSRWAVPTRLLENGFVFKHPEMKPCEWTNEGVDE, via the coding sequence ATGAAAAAAATCATCATCGCCGGGGCCAACGGCTTTCTCGCCCGCTATCTGAGCCGCTATTTTCACAACAAGGGCTGGCAGGTCGCCGGGCTGGCACGCCGGTCGGAAGGACTGGATGAGCACTGCCGCTACATCCACTGGGACGGCGGGACGCTCGGCGACTGGGCGGGTGAGCTCGACGGCTGTGAGGTGCTGGTCAACATGGCCGGCCGCAGTGTCAACTGCCGCTATAACGACAAAAACAAGGCGGAGATCATCAGCTCGCGCGTCAACAGCACCCGGGTGTTAGGTGAGGCGATCGCCGCCTGTGAAAACCCTCCCGGGGTCTGGATGAACGCCAGCACCGCCACCATCTACCGCCATTCCGAAGACCAGCCGCAGGGCGAGCAGGGGGAGCTGGGCGAGGGGTTCTCCGTCGAGGTCGCCAAGGCGTGGGAGGGTGCCTTCTTCGGGGCGAAGGTGCCGGGCAAGGTGCGCAAGGTGGCGCTGCGCACCTCGCTGGTGATGGCGAACGAACCCGGCACTGTGTTCGACTACCTCTACAAACTCTCCAGGCTCTTCCTCGGTGGCCCGGTCGGGGGTGGGCGGCAAATGGTCAGCTGGATTTACATCGACGACTACTGCCGCGCGCTCGAGTGGTTGATCGACCACGACGAGATCCATGGCGCCATCAACATCACCTCGCCGGATGCGGTGACCAACGCCGGGATGATGCGCCGTTTCCGCAAGCTGGCAAGGCGTCCGTTTGGCCTCCCCGCCACGAAATGGATGGCGGAGGTCGGCGCGTTTTTCATGCGTACGGAAACCGAACTCATCCTCAAGAGCCGCTGGGCCGTGCCCACCCGCTTGTTGGAAAACGGCTTCGTTTTCAAGCACCCCGAGATGAAGCCTTGTGAATGGACGAATGAAGGAGTGGATGAGTGA
- a CDS encoding transcriptional regulator, translating into MKGSDEKSTRTLEEVRDDFIAQWGAFGSQWGINRTMAQIHALLMTGPDSLSTDEVMEKLEISRGNAHTNLKELVSWGLVRIIVKKGERKEFFEAERDVWRIFTIILRERQRREIDPALELLRNCQEETKDLTGIGAEAFRKQVKELETFVSFARNVGGKVDKLSYGPAMKLAAKLLG; encoded by the coding sequence ATGAAGGGCAGCGACGAAAAAAGCACACGCACTCTGGAGGAAGTCAGGGATGATTTCATCGCCCAGTGGGGAGCTTTTGGCAGCCAGTGGGGGATTAACCGCACCATGGCCCAGATCCATGCGCTGCTGATGACCGGTCCCGATTCGCTCAGCACGGACGAGGTGATGGAAAAGCTCGAGATCAGTCGGGGCAACGCCCACACCAATCTCAAGGAGCTTGTGAGCTGGGGCCTGGTCCGCATTATCGTCAAAAAAGGGGAGCGCAAGGAGTTCTTTGAAGCCGAGCGTGATGTCTGGAGAATTTTCACCATTATCCTGCGCGAGCGTCAACGCCGTGAAATAGATCCCGCCCTTGAACTGCTCCGTAACTGCCAGGAGGAAACCAAGGATCTCACCGGAATCGGTGCCGAGGCATTCCGCAAGCAGGTGAAGGAACTCGAGACCTTTGTCAGTTTCGCCCGCAACGTCGGCGGCAAAGTCGACAAGCTAAGCTACGGCCCGGCCATGAAACTGGCCGCCAAACTCCTGGGCTGA
- a CDS encoding DUF393 domain-containing protein, with product MKIPNNIQHIEVYYDGRCGMCCTFHEWVNKQERAYPVYFVPYQSARAEEWFPGVNQLEPEREMIVRTDDGSLYRAAEGWVLCLLSCRKFQGVARRLTSPVLMPVAEKTCHALAARRHGLSKIFFRKKDREVAAELHRMPSEECAGTCSNIPDGLI from the coding sequence ATGAAAATACCCAACAACATCCAACATATCGAAGTCTACTACGATGGTCGCTGTGGCATGTGCTGCACTTTCCACGAGTGGGTCAACAAACAAGAGCGCGCCTACCCCGTGTACTTTGTCCCGTATCAGTCGGCTCGTGCCGAGGAATGGTTTCCCGGTGTCAATCAACTCGAGCCGGAGCGTGAAATGATTGTCCGCACCGACGATGGCAGCCTCTATCGCGCTGCCGAAGGCTGGGTGCTCTGCTTGCTGAGTTGTAGGAAATTCCAGGGAGTCGCCCGACGGCTCACCTCGCCCGTGCTCATGCCGGTGGCCGAGAAGACATGCCATGCCCTCGCGGCCAGACGGCATGGTTTGTCGAAGATCTTCTTCCGGAAAAAAGACCGCGAAGTCGCCGCCGAGCTCCACCGGATGCCGTCGGAAGAATGCGCTGGAACGTGCAGCAACATTCCCGACGGATTGATCTGA